The genomic DNA TTTTATAAAACTTGACACTCCGTCGATACTATGGTAAGTCCGTGAATCGATTTGTTTTTCTTTAAAAGCCCCGGCTAATGGTTTGGAGGATTGCGTGCGTTTTACACCTAGTAGCGAGTTGCAGGCGAGGTGCGCGGAACTGCGCCGGTATATGGCGGCTGAAGGCCTTGATGGCGTCATCATCGTCCAGAATGCGGATCTTTTCTATTTTACCGGAACTATCCAAAGTGGAAACCTGTACGTTCCGGTCCAGGGAGAGCCGCTATACATGGTTCGAAAGGACGTCATGCGGGCGCGGATGGAATCCGGATTGAAGGAGATTGTTCCATTCTCCTCAATGAAGGAGATGCCGCGAATTCTGGCGCAGTACGGATATCCTGTTCCTAAGCGGTTTGGAATGGAGCTGGATGTCCTTCCGGTGAACTTCTTCCATAAGTACCAGTCCGTCTTTCCTGGTGCTGAGATACTTGACGCTACGCCTTTGATCCGCAAAGTGCGGATGATAAAGAGTCATTACGAGATTCATATCCTTATGGATGCGGCAAACCAGGTGGATAAGGTGTATCGACGAGCCGGAGAGGTGATAAGGGAGGGAATGACGGATCTCGAACTTGCAGCGGAGTTGGAGATGACCGCACGCAAGGAAGGGCATCAGGGGCTGTTGCGGATGCGTGCGTTCAATGCCGAACTCTTCTACGCCCATATTTTCTCTGGGGCCGATACTGCTGTGCCGGCCTATGTAGATACTCCCTTGGGAGGCCTCGGGCTCACCCCGGCATTCGGGCAGGGTGCGGGATTAAAGAAGATCGAGCGGAACGAACCCATCATCGTCGATTTTGCCGGATGCTTCGACGGATACATGGTGGATCAGACCAGGATCTTCGCCATTGGAGGGATTTCGGACCGCCTTCGTCGAGCCTACGACGATATGCTCAAGGTACAGGAGCGGATGATGGACATGGCGCCGGAGCGGCCCACGTGGGGACAAATCTATGAAGAGTGTCGTGCGCTGGCTGCAGGCATGGGGTATGCCGATAGTTTTATGGGAAATAAAGGTGCCCAGGTATCTTTCATCGGGCATGGTATAGGCATTGAAATAGATGAATATCCCTTCATAGCACGGGGTTTCGAAGATATGACGCTGGAGCCGGGGATGGTTTTCGCTTTCGAGCCTAAGGTGGTATTCCCGGGTGAAGGGGCGGTGGGTATAGAGAATACATTTCATTTTACCGATAACGGTCTGAAAACCTTGACCTTCTCAAATCAGGATCTGGTAGTCCTTGATCGTTAATAATTTTTTTTTTAAATTGTATTGATTTTCATTTTGCACGGTGATATATGTTAGCAAAATTTTGTATACAGTATACCTAAAATGCCCAGGCATACGGAAATCTCCATTTGAATTAATTAAAACTTTGCAGTAATTGAGCCGGCCCTTTGGGCTGGTCCTGATACGGTCGTTGCGTTGTTGCAGTAATCAATGTGAAGGAAAGGAGGGAGTAGAAGCCTATCCAGCATGTAATGTGTTGAGATCCGCTGTAAAAACCAAAACAGACGAAAGGAGAGTAACTACCATGGCACTCAAGGACACTTTGAAGCAGAAAATTGAGGAATTCCGTCCCCGCACCACCAAACTCGTCAAGGAATACGGCAAGGTTATCATCGATACCGTAACCATTGACCAGGCGATCGGCGGTGCCCGTGATATCCGCAGTCTCGTTACCGACATATCCTATCTTGATCCTCAAGAGGGAATCCGGTTCCGTGGCAAGACCATTCCGGAAACCTTCGAAGCTCTTCCCAAGGCTCCCAATTCCGATTATCCGACCGTCGAGTCCTTCTGGTATTTCCTCCTCACCGGTGATGTCCCGACACAGGCGCAGGTAGACGAAGTCATCAAAGAGTGGAAGACCCGCCAGCAGGTACCCCAGTATGTCTTCGACGCAATCCGGGCGCTTCCGCGTGATAGCCACCCGATGGTTATGCTCTCCGTCGGTATACTCGCCTTGCAGAAGGATTCCAAGTTCTGCGCTTTCTACAACTCCGGCAAATTCAACAAGATGACCGCCTGGGAATCCGTCTACGAGGACGCCAGCGACCTCGTAGCCAGAATTCCGATCATCGCGGCCTTCATCTATAACCTGAAATACCGCAATGACAAGCAGGTCGACATCGATCCTAGCCTCGACATGGGGGCCAACTTCGCACATATGATCGGCCAGGTTGAGCAGTACAAGGATGTTGCGCGCATGTACTTCATCCTCCACTCCGACCATGAGTCGGGCAACGTTTCCGCCCATACGACTCATCTTGTTCACTCTGCGCTGTCCGATCCTTACTACGCATACTCCGCAGGCCTCAACGGCCTTGCCGGTCCGCTCCATGGCCTTGCCAACCAGGAAGTTCTCGACTGGACCATCAAGTTCCAGGAGAAATACTGCAAAGGCGTTGAGCCCACCAAGGAACTCGTTACCAAGGCACTTTGGGATACCCTCAATGCTGGCCAGGTCGTTCCGGGCTACGGCCACGCCGTTCTCCGCAAGACCGACCCGCGCTACATGTCGCAGCGTGAGTTCTGCCTCAAGACCCCGGGTCTCAAGGACGATCCGCTGTTCAAGCTCGTGGCCATGATCTTTGAGGTTGCCCCTGGCGTCCTCACCGAGCACGGCAAGGCGAAGAACCCCTGGCCGAACGTCGACGCTCAGTCCGGCGTCATCCAGTGGTACTATGGCGTCAAGGAGTGGGATTTCTACACCGTGCTCTTCGGTGTAGGCCGCGCTCTCGGCTGCATGGCCAACATCACCTGGGACCGCGGCCTCGGCTACGCTATCGAGCGTCCGAAGTCCGTGACTACCCCGATGCTGGAGAAGTGGGCTGCCGAGGGTGGCCGTGAAATTCCGGGGTTCGGTAAGCTCAAGTCCGCCTAAAAAAAAGTAGTTTGCGGTAAAAAAGGAGATGCTTCGGCATCTCCCAGACTGCTGACAAAGTCCTCGCCTCAGGCGGGGACTTTTTTTATAATGCGCGCATGTTACGAGAACACGGGAATAAGCAAACGGCGCTGGAATTTGTAAGCATCGAGGAACTGGTTCCGAGGGATCACCTTCTGCGCAAGATCGACAAAGTCATCGACTTTGAATTCATCCGAAACAGGGTAAGGGACCTGTACTGCGCAGACAATGGCCGACCGGCCATCGATCCCGTGGTTCTGTTCAAGATGCTCTTCATCGGGTATTTGTACGGCATCCGCAGCGAGCGTCAGCTGGTTCGTGATGTCCAGGTCAATGTTGCGTACCGCTGGTTTCTGCGGATGGGGCTTAGCGACAAGGTGCCGGATGCCTCAACCATCAGCCAGAACAGGCGGCGGCGGTTCTTGTCGAGCACCATCTATCAGGAGATCTTTGACGAGATCGTTTTGCAGGCGATGCGGCGCAAGATGGTCGATGGCAAGGTGCTCTACAGCGACTCGACCCACCTCAAGGCCAACGCCAACAAGCACAAGTTCAAGTTGCAGGACGTGCAGAAATCGACCAGAGACTACCTGGAGAAGCTAGATGAGGATATAGCGAAGGACCGGGAGTCACATGGGAAGAAGCCATTTGCCGCTAAGCAGCACAAGCCCGAGATCAAGGAAACAAAGGTAAGCACCACCGACCCCGACAGTGGGTACATGGTGCGCGAAGGCAAGCCCAAGGGGTTCTTCTATCTCGATCACCGCACCGTCGACGGCCGCCACAGCATCATCACCGACACCTTCGTCACCCCTGCCAACGTGCATGACAGCATACCCTATCTCGACAGGCTCGACCGCCAAACGGAGAGATTCGGTTTCAACGTAGAAGCAGTAGGACTTGATGCAGGGTACTTCACTGCGGGCATCTGCAAGGGGCTTGAAGAGCGCGACATCTATGGCGCCATCGCGTACCGACGTCCGACCCACATCAAAGGCTACTTGCGCAAGATCGACTTCAGATACGAGGCTCAAACCGACAGCTACCGCTGCCCCAATGGGAAAACCCTCCAATACAGAACAACCGATCGTGGCGGCTACCGCCACTATGCATCAGATGCTAGTGATTGCGTCGCCTGTCCATACCTCTCCCGGTGCACCAGAAGCGCCAACAGCACCAAAGTGGTAACTCGCCACATCTGGCAGGACAGCAAGGACCGAATCAACGAGCACAGGCTTACCACACAAGGCAAGCAGATATACGGCAGGCGCAAAGAGACAGTGGAGCGCAGCTTCGCGGACTCAAAGCAGCTGCACGGGCATCGGTACGCACGGATGCGAGGGTTGCAGCGTGTATTTGAGCAATGTCTTCTGTGTGCGGCGGTGCAGAACATGAAGAAGATCGCCCTAGTCGCGGATCGCAAGGGCTTTTTACGTCTGTTGAGGCACCTGTGGGAGGTAATTCGGCCTCAGGAAACGTCGTACGGTTGGCTGAGAACGATCAAAGTGGAGTGCTGAAAGGACGCTGGATATAAAATTAGATCCAAAACCGACAAACCCCACTTCCGAAAAAGCGGGGTTTGTCATTGACCTGGGAGATGCTTCGGCATCTCCTTTTTTTGTGGCTGGGAATTAAAAGAGGGCCGGGTGACATTTGGAGGCTCAGGAGTTGACGCACCCCTTGCTTGACATGGTGCTAAACAGCATTATCTTTTCAGAAAGGTGGGTATATGCCGCAGTTACAGGGGGACGTGATTTATGCTGCCTGAGATGATGTGCGGGAGAGGCAGGGGAGAGCTCAATACCGTGAGTATGTGACAAAGACAAAAGAAGCAAAGGCAACGCCCAAAATATGGGAATAGCCGCGGCTGCGAGGATGTTGGTGTACTCCCTGTCTCAGAATACTTCGGCGCTGAAGATGTGAATGCTCGCACCTTCCTGCCAGGCATCGGGAGGAAGTCCGGCTTTGAGGCATGTTTGGGCTAGGAAGGTGTCGCGGTCCCAGCGCTGCTCAACTGCTACCTGAGGGAGCAGAACGCCCCGCTGATAATTTTTTTCGATATAGAGGCCGTGAGTGCCGGCAATGATCTCATCGATGGAGGAGATCTTGTGCATGGGGGACAGTACTGATATTTCCAGGCGGAAATCGTTGAGGTCCCCCTTTTTCATGGGGTAAAACCTCGGATCCCTTGTGGCGGCTGAGATCGCCATTTCCTGCACCAGCTTGCACAACGGGTCTTCCGAAGTAAAGCTGCCGATGCAGCCACGAAGCGAGCCCCCCTGTTTTATGGTAACGAAGCACCCTCTGTGGGAGCCGAGACTGCCTGATGGGGGAGGCAGCAGTGGCAGGGTGCCGTCAGTGATGAATTGGATTATGCTGTTTCGAGCTACCTCAAGCAGTACCGATTTTTCATTATCCGATAATTTCCGTTCCACAGGAGCTCCTTAGTTGTGGTAAAAGGGTACGGTTTAATTGAAAAACAGCGGCTAATGTACTATAGTCAGTCACGGTTTGGCAACAATTAAGCCTTTCTTAGCTGTGTCGGTGGGCAGTTACAGAGACATGGATTCACCGAAAGGTTGTTAAGGAATGTTATTCTATCTTAGGAGGTCGTGATGGCGAAGCGGTATAAAGTCCTCGTGGGAGGGGAATGGATCGGGGACGACGGAAGGGGAATAGACGTTATTAATCCATTTGACGATTCCGTTGTCGGTGTAGTTCCTGAAACGACCATGGATGGGGTTGATGAGGCTATTGAGGCGGCCCGGGCCGGATTTATAGCCGTATCTCAGCTTCCTGGATACAGGCGGGCGGAGATTCTCAACCGGACCGCGGAACTGATCCTGCGCGACCAGGAAGAAATTGCGGAGATCATTGCACGTGAAGCCGGGAAATCATGGAAGTTCGCCATAACCGAAGCCAAACGCAGTGCGGAGACTTTCAGTTTCGCCGCAGTGGAGGCAAAGGCTGCTCATGGGGAAATTGTGCCGATGGATGCATCTCCCGTTTCGGCCGGCCGGTTCGGGTTTTACATACGCACGCCCATCGGGGTTATCGGCGCAATCAGCCCCTTTAATTTCCCGCTTAATCTGGTAGCTCACAAGGTCGCCCCAGCCATTGCGGCAGGAAACTCAATAGTCCTCAAGCCGGCCACCAAGACACCCCTTTCCTCCATCAAGCTCGCGGAATTGCTGACGGAGGCAGGTCTTCCACCCGGCGGCATCAACCTCGTGATCGGCAGCGGAAAGACCGTGGGGAACAAGCTTGTGGAGGACGAAAGGCTTGCGATGCTTACCTTCACCGGCAGTCCCCCGGTGGGCAGGGACATCAAATCCCGTAGCGGGTTGAAAAGGGTGACGCTTGAGCTCGGGTCGAATTCCCCCACTATTATTGCCGAAGACGGGGACGTCGATCATGCGGTGGGGAGATGTGTCGTCGGTAGCTTTGCCAACTCCGGGCAGGTGTGCATTTCGGTTCAGCGAATATTCGTACATACAGCCAGATACGACGAGTTCATCGGTAAATTCATCGAGGCCACCAACAAACTGAAGGTTGGAAACCCCCTTGATCCTGATAGCGATATAGGACCGATGATTTCCCGTTATGAGCTGGAGCGGGCGGTGTCGTGGCTTGAAGAGGCGAAAAATGCCGGAGCGACGATTGCGGCGGGCGGAGGTGTAGTAGGGAACTGTCTGCAACCGACAATTCTCACCGGCGTCACTAGGGATATGAAGGTTATGTGCTCGGAGGTCTTTGCGCCGATCGTCTCTGTCGTGCGGTGCGACTCTTATGAGGAGGCCCTCGACATGGCTGACGATTCGGTATACGGTCTACAGGCGGGGGTGTATACCAGCGACATCAACAAGGCCTTCCATGCGATAAAGAAGCTGGATGTAGGCGGGGTCATCATTAACGATGTGCCGACCTTTCGAGTGGATCACATGCCGTACGGAGGCAACAAGGAGAGTGGGCTCGGTAGGGAGGGTGTGCGTTATGCAATGGAGGAAATGACTAATATTAAAATGGTCTGCATCAATCTCTAGTCACGATGAAATTGCGTTCTATAACGTAGGGAAATGAAACAAAGAAAAAAATATAATTCAGGTTAAAAAAATCTTGACAATTTGTTTGAGAGTAGTATATTTCGCAGTCGTTGTGCCGCACCAAGCCATGCGCTCTGCGCTATCATGGTAATCAAAAAAGGAAAGAGGTGATTATGTCAATGAAAAAAGTGATCTCCTTAGCTCTGTGTCTGGGTCTGGCTCTGTCCTTCGCCGCCGGCTGCAAGAAGAAAGAAGAAGCTCCGGCTCCGGCTCCGGCTCCGGCCGCAACCGAGCAGCAGGCTCCGGCTGCCCAGCAGCCGATGTCTTCCGCTCAGGCTCCGGCAGCTCCGGCAGCTCCGGCTGAGCACAAGTAATCTGTACCAGTCTCAGTCCTGCTACAGAAAACGGCCTGTGGAATTCATTCCGCAGGCCGTTTTGCTTTAAGGAGCCTCCTGTTACCCCGCCATGCGATAGTCTGGGTTCCACAATCTATTGTGATGGCATAAAAGTCTGAACAGGTGAGTAAAACGAGACATGGTTCTCTGTGACCTGTCACCGGGGAAAGTCCTTGACAATAGGCGCTCTTCAATGGTATCTGAGACGGTCGTTTCAAATATCACGGGGAGGGAAAAGTATGGAAAGAACATTCGCTATAATCAAGCCCGATGCAGTGGAAAGAAAACTTACCGGCAAGGTTCTTGACAAAATAGAGGGAGCCGGTTTCAAGGTTGTAGGTATGAAGAAAATACAACTGACTAAATGCGAGGCAGAAGGATTTTACTACGTTCACAGGGAGCGCCCCTTCTTTGGCGATCTCTGCACCTTCATGTCCCGCAGTCCCGTTGTGGTCCTGGCTCTGGAAAAGGATAACGCCATAGCCGCATGGCGCGAACTTATGGGTGCAACCAACCCGGCCAATGCAGATGCAGGGACAATTCGCAAGGAATTCGGTGTGAGCATCGAGGAAAACACGGTGCACGGTTCCGATTCTCCGGAATCGGCCGCTTTCGAAATTCCCTACTTCTTCAGTCAGCTGGAGCTATGCTGATAGGTCACGTCACCATCGAACTTCGAGCCCTTCTTCCGTGAAGGGCTTTTTTCATATCCGCATGCAAAAAAAAGATCTAAAAAATCTGACAATCGAAGAACTCGAGACGCTGTTCCTCGGAGCAGGGAAGGAGCGCTTCCGCGCGAAGCAGATATTCAAGTGGATGTATCAGAAGGGGGTGGAAGATTTCTCCCTGATGAGCAACATCTCGCGTGGCTTTCAGCACGAGCTTTCCGAAACTGCATATATAAGCACCCTTCATCCCGAAGCGGTTGAGGTTTCGCAGGATGGTACACGTAAATACCTCTTCAAACTTGACGATGGGGAGCGGGTCGAATCGGTGCTTATACCCGACGAAGGGCGAAACACGCTCTGCATTTCAAGCCAGGTAGGTTGTGCCATGGGCTGCGCTTTCTGTCTCACGGGCACCTTCAGGCTTACCCGGAATCTCACTACTGCTGAAATCGTCAACCAGGTATGTGCAGTCAGGAGAGAGGCAGACATCAGGAACATAGTCCTGATGGGAATGGGCGAGCCGCTGGCCAACCTTCACAATGTGATACGCGCCCTCAAAATCATCATTGATCCGGATGGACTTCAGTTCTCAAACCGCCGTGTTACCGTTTCCACGTCGGGGCTTGTTCCTGAAATGGAGCAACTGGGGAAGGCTGTCACCGTCAACCTTGCCGTTTCCCTCAATGCAACTACGGATGAAATGCGTGACAGGCTCATGCCGATCAACAGGCGCTACCCTCTATCTGAGCTGATGGCTGCATGCCGCCGGTTTCCGCTTCCGTCGCGGCGGATGATTACATTCGAGTACGTCCTGATCCGGGACATGAACGACTCGCTGGAGGATGCCAAGCGGCTCGTTCGGCTTATCAGCTCTGTGCCTGCGAAGGTGAATCTGATCGCATTCAACGAGCATGAAGGGTGCAGTTTCAAAGCCCCTACGCAGGAAGCGATCGACCGGATGCACCGGTTTTTGCTGGACAAGCACATCACCGTCATCACCCGTTCGAGCCGCGGAGCAGACATTTCCGCCGCATGCGGCCAACTGAAGGGGAAGCTGGACAAGAAGCAGGTAGAGGCAAAGGAAGAG from Geobacter sp. DSM 9736 includes the following:
- the ndk gene encoding nucleoside-diphosphate kinase, with the protein product MERTFAIIKPDAVERKLTGKVLDKIEGAGFKVVGMKKIQLTKCEAEGFYYVHRERPFFGDLCTFMSRSPVVVLALEKDNAIAAWRELMGATNPANADAGTIRKEFGVSIEENTVHGSDSPESAAFEIPYFFSQLELC
- a CDS encoding IS1182 family transposase, which translates into the protein MLREHGNKQTALEFVSIEELVPRDHLLRKIDKVIDFEFIRNRVRDLYCADNGRPAIDPVVLFKMLFIGYLYGIRSERQLVRDVQVNVAYRWFLRMGLSDKVPDASTISQNRRRRFLSSTIYQEIFDEIVLQAMRRKMVDGKVLYSDSTHLKANANKHKFKLQDVQKSTRDYLEKLDEDIAKDRESHGKKPFAAKQHKPEIKETKVSTTDPDSGYMVREGKPKGFFYLDHRTVDGRHSIITDTFVTPANVHDSIPYLDRLDRQTERFGFNVEAVGLDAGYFTAGICKGLEERDIYGAIAYRRPTHIKGYLRKIDFRYEAQTDSYRCPNGKTLQYRTTDRGGYRHYASDASDCVACPYLSRCTRSANSTKVVTRHIWQDSKDRINEHRLTTQGKQIYGRRKETVERSFADSKQLHGHRYARMRGLQRVFEQCLLCAAVQNMKKIALVADRKGFLRLLRHLWEVIRPQETSYGWLRTIKVEC
- a CDS encoding aldehyde dehydrogenase family protein, translating into MAKRYKVLVGGEWIGDDGRGIDVINPFDDSVVGVVPETTMDGVDEAIEAARAGFIAVSQLPGYRRAEILNRTAELILRDQEEIAEIIAREAGKSWKFAITEAKRSAETFSFAAVEAKAAHGEIVPMDASPVSAGRFGFYIRTPIGVIGAISPFNFPLNLVAHKVAPAIAAGNSIVLKPATKTPLSSIKLAELLTEAGLPPGGINLVIGSGKTVGNKLVEDERLAMLTFTGSPPVGRDIKSRSGLKRVTLELGSNSPTIIAEDGDVDHAVGRCVVGSFANSGQVCISVQRIFVHTARYDEFIGKFIEATNKLKVGNPLDPDSDIGPMISRYELERAVSWLEEAKNAGATIAAGGGVVGNCLQPTILTGVTRDMKVMCSEVFAPIVSVVRCDSYEEALDMADDSVYGLQAGVYTSDINKAFHAIKKLDVGGVIINDVPTFRVDHMPYGGNKESGLGREGVRYAMEEMTNIKMVCINL
- the amrA gene encoding AmmeMemoRadiSam system protein A, encoding MERKLSDNEKSVLLEVARNSIIQFITDGTLPLLPPPSGSLGSHRGCFVTIKQGGSLRGCIGSFTSEDPLCKLVQEMAISAATRDPRFYPMKKGDLNDFRLEISVLSPMHKISSIDEIIAGTHGLYIEKNYQRGVLLPQVAVEQRWDRDTFLAQTCLKAGLPPDAWQEGASIHIFSAEVF
- a CDS encoding citrate (Si)-synthase; protein product: MALKDTLKQKIEEFRPRTTKLVKEYGKVIIDTVTIDQAIGGARDIRSLVTDISYLDPQEGIRFRGKTIPETFEALPKAPNSDYPTVESFWYFLLTGDVPTQAQVDEVIKEWKTRQQVPQYVFDAIRALPRDSHPMVMLSVGILALQKDSKFCAFYNSGKFNKMTAWESVYEDASDLVARIPIIAAFIYNLKYRNDKQVDIDPSLDMGANFAHMIGQVEQYKDVARMYFILHSDHESGNVSAHTTHLVHSALSDPYYAYSAGLNGLAGPLHGLANQEVLDWTIKFQEKYCKGVEPTKELVTKALWDTLNAGQVVPGYGHAVLRKTDPRYMSQREFCLKTPGLKDDPLFKLVAMIFEVAPGVLTEHGKAKNPWPNVDAQSGVIQWYYGVKEWDFYTVLFGVGRALGCMANITWDRGLGYAIERPKSVTTPMLEKWAAEGGREIPGFGKLKSA
- the rlmN gene encoding 23S rRNA (adenine(2503)-C(2))-methyltransferase RlmN; protein product: MQKKDLKNLTIEELETLFLGAGKERFRAKQIFKWMYQKGVEDFSLMSNISRGFQHELSETAYISTLHPEAVEVSQDGTRKYLFKLDDGERVESVLIPDEGRNTLCISSQVGCAMGCAFCLTGTFRLTRNLTTAEIVNQVCAVRREADIRNIVLMGMGEPLANLHNVIRALKIIIDPDGLQFSNRRVTVSTSGLVPEMEQLGKAVTVNLAVSLNATTDEMRDRLMPINRRYPLSELMAACRRFPLPSRRMITFEYVLIRDMNDSLEDAKRLVRLISSVPAKVNLIAFNEHEGCSFKAPTQEAIDRMHRFLLDKHITVITRSSRGADISAACGQLKGKLDKKQVEAKEEVENEPHF
- a CDS encoding Xaa-Pro peptidase family protein — encoded protein: MRFTPSSELQARCAELRRYMAAEGLDGVIIVQNADLFYFTGTIQSGNLYVPVQGEPLYMVRKDVMRARMESGLKEIVPFSSMKEMPRILAQYGYPVPKRFGMELDVLPVNFFHKYQSVFPGAEILDATPLIRKVRMIKSHYEIHILMDAANQVDKVYRRAGEVIREGMTDLELAAELEMTARKEGHQGLLRMRAFNAELFYAHIFSGADTAVPAYVDTPLGGLGLTPAFGQGAGLKKIERNEPIIVDFAGCFDGYMVDQTRIFAIGGISDRLRRAYDDMLKVQERMMDMAPERPTWGQIYEECRALAAGMGYADSFMGNKGAQVSFIGHGIGIEIDEYPFIARGFEDMTLEPGMVFAFEPKVVFPGEGAVGIENTFHFTDNGLKTLTFSNQDLVVLDR